Proteins from a genomic interval of Harpia harpyja isolate bHarHar1 chromosome 7, bHarHar1 primary haplotype, whole genome shotgun sequence:
- the TMEM169 gene encoding transmembrane protein 169, whose protein sequence is MPSEVLESSSGMEETMHKESKSGSQSPRRGSMRRAVATTVTFDGEATMDRRKKKKKESRPESIIVYRSENENKVEEEQVDEEGGERTSEEGSKFLGQSMADGVWNMPLDSRYVTLTGTITRGKKKGQMVDIHVTLTEKELQELAKSKEPPKEDVPEKKKKCDVGLDKGPHIVLWTIICLPVIFVLSFVVSFYYGTITWYNIFLVYNEERTFWHKITFCPFLIIFYPIIIMVVSFSLGLYSAVAQVAWSFGYWWHAVRDMEKGFCGWLCSKLGLEDCSPYSIVELLDSDNISGSLSGKSSAQGVETSAV, encoded by the exons ATGCCAAGTGAGGTGCTTGAGAgcagcagtgggatggaggagaccATGCACAAAGAGAGCAAGTCTGGAAGCCAGAGCCCTCGCCGCGGCTCCATGAGAAGGGCTGTGGCAACCACTGTCACCTTTGATGGGGAAGCCACTATGGaccggaggaaaaaaaagaagaaagagtccCGTCCCGAGTCAATAATAGTGTATCGGTCGGAGAATGAGAATAAGGTGGAAGAAGAACAGGTggatgaagaaggaggggagaggaccTCTGAGGAAGGCTCCAAGTTCCTGGGTCAGTCCATGGCAGATG GTGTCTGGAACATGCCTTTAGACAGCCGCTATGTCACATTGACTGGAACAATCAccaggggaaagaagaagggTCAGATGGTGGACATCCATGTCACGTTAACGGAAAAAGAGCTGCAGGAACTGGCTAAGTCAAAGGAACCTCCTAAAGAGGATGTAcctgagaagaagaagaaatgtgatGTTGGGCTGGACAAAGGACCCCACATCGTCCTCTGGACCATCATCTGCCTCCCCGTCATTTTTGTACTGTCCTTTGTGGTTTCATTCTACTATGGAACCATTACATGGTACAACATCTTCTTGGTGTACAATGAAGAGAGGACCTTCTGGCACAAAATCACCTTTTGTCCCTTTTTGATCATCTTCTACCCAATTATAATTATGGTTGTGTCTTTTTCCCTAGGCCTGTACTCGGCTGTGGCCCAGGTAGCATGGTCCTTTGGGTACTGGTGGCATGCTGTCAGGGATATGGAGAAGGGCTTCTGTGGCTGGCTCTGCAGCAAGCTGGGTTTGGAAGATTGTTCTCCATACAGCATTGTCGAGCTGCTAGATTCTGACAACATCTCAGGTAGTCTCTCTGGCAAGAGCTCTGCGCAGGGGGTTGAGACCTCAGCAGTCTGA